The Rattus rattus isolate New Zealand chromosome 16, Rrattus_CSIRO_v1, whole genome shotgun sequence genomic interval AGTTTCTTGTAGATTTCCTCCTGATCCTTGGTACAGGGAACCTTTGGAACTcttccaagaaaaaagaaacacctaCAGTGTCTCATGTCTACACCACCTATGTAGGAACATTGTGTCTGAGAGCCACTTGTTGCAGAACTCTTGAGGAAGAGGAgtactggactggagagatgatttaCTTGGTTAAGTAACTGAATGCAGAAATGATGACCTAAATTCAATATTCCAGAACCTAAAAATAAATCCGGCATGCTAGTCTATACACTCATAAACACATTTTTGGAGATTAAAGGACAGATGGATCCCTTATCCAACCAGACTAGATTTCTTGAAAACCTCAGGAAGCAAGAAATATTTTCTCCATAAAAGGGGACAGAGTCTGAAAAATGACCCCGGAGGCTGTCTCCTGGAATCTACAtattgcacatacacatgtatgcttaTCTTCACAGATCCATGTGcatgcaaatgcatgtgtgtatgtgcataacTGCACATAGATGAAtaagggagatagagacagagaaagagacagaggggagagagaaagagaagacagagacagagagacagagagacagagagatcttgCCACACAGAAAGATAGCAAGTGGAATGAAGGCATTCTCATGTTCcttttcaatttctctttctctgtaagtTGGAGGGTCCTCATATATGCTTAGAAGCCATAGAAGAATCAAGTTCCATCTTCAGGCTTGTCATGCTCCTACATGTGTTTTCCCTAGgttcacccccccccaaaaaaaacagcATTAAGATCCCAAGTACTCAGGGATATCTGATCTTGGAGAAGAAATGCCACAAGGACcccagagaagagagtgaagaaaagcAGATGCAGCACCAAGGGAAGAAGGCCATGTCTCACACAGCCTGTGGAAGAGAAAGATGGGATTTCAGCAAACATGTGCCCTTGTATTGTCTGGGCCAAGGGACACACAAGCCACCAGCATACTTCTGCCCAGACACAGGACATTAATACTTAAACTTCCAACATCCCATAGCCAAAAGTCTAGTCTCAACTATCCAGGACCCATGATGGCAGAATTCCCTCTTGCAATTCATAGAAAAAATGTTTGTAGAAAGTATTCACTCCTACTCAACCTCACTTTCTGCAGTGAATACAAAACTCAGTTTCTCCTCTGTTCAActaagagaaggaaaagtaagAGTCTGGTCATATTGTTTTTGGTTACTCAATAGAAACTGTTGGTAAAAACCATTGCTGACGAGACCCCACAGTTTTATCACAAATCTAACTGGCAGTGATAGGGACACTTCCTCTACACTAATTATTACTACAGTCCAGGAAGATTCTGTGCAAGCTTCTAGGGGTAGATAAGTCATCAACAGTCTCATCTAGATATGAACCATGAGAACTACAGTGATGAAAATATGGCAAGATATGACCACTGATATAACAGTGGCAGTAATGTTATACACTTTCTGAATAAAAGCCTGCTTCATAAAATGGAATTCAGGTCTGACAATCTAGCCAAAACATGTGTACCTGACTAGTTTCCAAGGCCCTAGAAGTgatattctaattatttttaccAATGGGCATGGTATAAAACTGTCTTCTACATACTCTATACTTGTAGATTAGTGTATCTCTCAGCTATCTTCAGGTAAATTTGTTTGACATTGAATGATGGTCAGAACCAGGTAATAGGTAACACAAGTGCTAGACAAAATTACAAGAGACCAAGATATGATTTAGAAAGCCATGTACTAGATGTTTGCTGATTGTTTGTGAGATAGTTtgaagtatttaaatataaattttgattTAGCTGGGTGGTCGTTATGCATGCCTTTCactccagctcttgggaagcagaggcaggtggatctctttgaattCAAACTCAGTCTTTACTACCAagtgagttctagaatagccagggctacacagaaaaaccctgtctcaaaacccaattacacacacacacacacacacacacacacacacacacacacacacacacacacacacacactggggtttTATTCAACCATGTAGACAAGTGAATGTCACCTACAGAAAATTAGGTGAAAGCGAACATTATTATTCTAAGCAAAATTAGCCAAACAGAgatatctacctgtctctctatttctctatctctatctacccatccatctatctatccatctatctgtctgtctgtctgtctgtcttctgtctatctcatggtttgaatatgattccACAAGGGAGTGGCCctttttggaggtgtggccttgttagagtaggttgtcactgtgggtgtaggcatTAAGACCCTCATcatagcttcctggaagtcagtattctgctggcagccttcagatgatgatacagaactctcagctcagcctGAACCACATGTACCTGGATGCTGtcatactcccaccttgatgacactTGACTAAATTTtgaacctgtaaggcagtcccaattaaatgctgtcctcatAAGacttgcctaggtcatggtgtctgttcgccaCAGTAAAACTTTAAGACAAAAGTTGATACCAGGAGTGGGGAATTGCTGTGATatgcctgaccatgcttttgtttagaggaatgtggattttgggatgTTGGagagcagtggaatgctttaagttcatcttaatgggctatcctaggaGGAAGTTGTTGCCCTGTAATAAACTATTTGGTTCTCAAGGGTAAACTTTAGTGGAATTGTTCTATTGTTCTTTGAGTTGAGACCTTATGGAGGCGGAGTTTATGTCTCCCTGTGCGAGGAGTTCTCACAACATCCTAGGAACTATCTCCTTCCCCTCAAGGTCCCATGAATGGAAACCCAGAACTTTTGAGTAAtctccctgaagctcactgattctTTGTACTGTAGATACTTCcttctttgaataatttttacTACCTTTTGCATGCAATTCTTCAGTATTTGAgtatgactatgaagtgtccttccctaccttttttgataacttttgcctgaaagtcgattttactcaaaattagaatggctactccagcttgtttcttggaaccatttgcttggaaatatttttctagccttttactctaatGTAGTATCAGTAACTGGACCCAACATTTCCTTATTCAGGAAAATGTTGGGTCCAGTTTACCTATCCAGTCAGATGGTCTATTTCTTTTgcttggggaattgagtccattgatgttaaatgATATTAAGGAATTATGATTGTTACTTCCTCttattgttgttagaggtggaattatgtttgtgtggctctcttaggatttgttgaaagaagattgaTTTCATGTTAtttctagggtgtactttccatccttgtcttggagtttcccatctattatccttcgtaggtCTGGATATGTGGAAGATATTCTGTCAATTaagttttgtcatagaatatcttttctatttatggtaattgagatttttgctaaatatagtagcctgggctggcttttgtgttctcttacggtctgtatgacatctgtccatgacCTTACAGCTCTCATAGTCTCTGTTCAGAAGTCTggagtaattctgatagatctgcctttatatgttacttgacctttttcctttactgcttttcttattctttcattgtttcatgTATTTGGTGTTTCGGCTGTTATGTGAcgtgagaaatttcttttctggtccaatccatttgatGTTTTGTAGGGTTCTTGTGTGTTCTTAAgcatctattttttattggaaatattatttatttacatttcacatgttatctcctttctcggttcctccctctcccatccccactgcctctgcttctctgaggatgtttCCCTTCCCACATAGGCACTTCCACCTAACACTCTGGCATTATCCTATGCTGTGCAAAGAAgtcagcatctctttctttagattagggatgTTTTCCTCTATACTTTtatttcaagatatttactggaactttattttgaaaaatctttgttatcttctgtacctattatccttaggtttggtcttctcattgtgccgGATTTCATGGATGTtgtgggttagaagctttttgaattttgcattttctttaaatattatgacaatgttttctatggtacattgtgcccctgagattctttcttctatctcttatattctgttggtgatgcttgtgtctatgactcctgatctctttcataggttttctatctctgggATTGTCTCcgtgtgatttccttattgtttctatttccattttgaagaaaacgaattgtttttttttaattccttcacttgtttgatagttttcctttaattctttaagaggTTTTTGTGTTCTCTCATTAAGGCTtctatgtgttcatatatgccctgtatttctttaagggagttatatatgtcctttttaaagtcctctatcattatcccaagatgtgatttttaaaaccacatcttGCTTTTCCCGTGTTTTCAGTTAGTCAGGACTTGTTGTGGTGGgtaactgtgttctgatgatgacacgtatcctttgtttctgtttcttaggttattgaccttgcctcttgccatctggttatctctctTATTATTTGATCCTCTCTCTGACTGGGGGCTGTCCCTCCTGTTGTCCTGTGACCCTATGATCTTaagagtgagagtgctcctggtaGACCAGCTCTCTACTGATACTGATTGGTTACATGGTATGGTGAGACAGCTTTAGCCATGGGTGAATATGAAGACTGGAAGTATCCTATTTCCAGCTATTCCTCAGTTTCTGTGCCCTGTGTACTTCCAGTGGGTCCCTCTCGGACAGTTATTTGAGCtaaagtggtggtctcacctgtgggcttaggagtgagagcagtccttggagaccagctctctctgtgcAGAATTTGGATATGGAAGGCTGTGGGATAACCTTAGATCTTGACactgatggaaaccagaaggatcctgatCATAcccttaaattttaaattactttaaacatgtatatttgaaggaaagaaaactttgGATGGTTCTCAATGAGGTTTTTTCCAGTCCAGgctgtgaaaaagaaatgaatatcaaGAAAGAACAGAAGTACTGGAAATAGGGAGCAGGCCACATATCCATCAGCATCTGTTTACTATCTCTGAATCTCTGTAGTGCCAATCCAGAAAGGAGGCAGTTTAAGGTTCACAGCGCTCACAgtcacaaaaagaaaggaaacaggaatcTTAAAAAGGCACACTCAGAATTTAGGAGAGAGGAATTtcgtgaaaataaaaacaaacaacaagcagaCATAAACgcatccccccccacacacacatacaaaaaatatcAATATGCTCTTGGGtatgccattttcttttcctgactacatttctattttactattttgttcattaattaactcactcattcattgtgtgtgtatgctcatatgtgtgtgtgtgtgtgtgtgtgtgtgtgcatgcacatgacgCTGTGAgtgtgtaaaggtcagaagaTGACTTGGTAGAGTTGATTCTCTCCCTTCTATTACATAAGTCTTGGGAATCTTACTCAGGTCATGCATGACAGTAATGTTTTACTCCCTGATCAATCTCCTTCAACCATTATATTACTTTAAAAGTCATCAAATTTGACTTCCTACTGCCTTGCCCTGAACTTTTTCTCTGCATCAAAGCAAAGGAATTGGTTTCAAAGAAGTTGAAACCCTAAAAGTTGACAGGAAATCTGTATGCTGCTATCAGTGACTACAAGGGGCTGTACTCATCTCTAAATTCTAGATTATTTTTACCACAAATATTAAACAAGTGTAAATGGTGatgattcagttcccagaatcaaTCACTAGACCTTACTACAAATAAGAAGATCAGCAACACAAGGCAGGGAATCCTAGAGTTGAGATTGGGCTTCCAGGGAGGGAACTTGCTGATCTTCATCACAGGTCCAGGACACATAGCAAAACAGTCTTATTTTGCAAGttgaatttttctattttgaCTTTGCTATGTTTTGTCAAGAAGATTATGGTAATATATGCAtatggaggcctgaggttgataTTGGGTATCATACTTGACTTCTATTCCACTTATTCCTTGAGGCAAGGCCACTCAATCAAGCCCAGAAGTCATCAAGATGGCTACTCTTTCTAGCCACTGTGTTCTAAGATTTCACTGCTTCCAGTGTCCAAGGTTATGGTTAAATATGGGCTTCCATCTCCAtacaaaagacattaaaataaacatgtagTTCAGtggaaataattacatttatagGAATGTGCAAATTGTCCATCTGTAAGTTGATAGGCACTTCAGTAGGTTCCATTTCTGAGTTACTGTAAGTCCTGCAGCAATAAGCATGCGTGAATACAAACCTCTGTAGTAGGCTCCAGAGAACCTGATGCAGTTCCCAAGAATATGATGGCTGCATTGAGAGATTCTCTGCTGAAAGCATCAAAGAGATTGATCACTAACAGTAGACCAATACTCTCTACCCTGGGCTTCTAAACTTTCTGATCTCCCATGGAAACGCAGGGACATAGACTACTATGTCATCTATGTTTAATCTTCAGATTCCTTACCGTAGCTCTTGTGGTGACCATTACCACTTCTCTTTTACTCTTCCAGGTTGACGGTAGGTTTGAGGAGTGAGAAAAGGTTTGGTCAAAGAGAAACTGTGCTCCCCCAAATTCTACACATTTGTGGGCAGCAGTGAAGATGAGCATGTGCAACAGAGAAGGTAAGAAAAATCTATGTTTCTTGGGTGAAGCTAAGCCAAGACTCAGAGAGCTTAGGGTTGAGTGAGACAGGGAGATCAGGATTCAGCATTCTCAGGCTCTAACTAATGCTGTAACCATCCAACGAATGATCTTGTAAACAGAATCAatagcctttttaaaaagttttggagCAGCTTTTATTAATCTCTAAAAGGATAAAGACACTGAGAAGGGAACAGATGAGGTAGTCCTTAATCCTGGGGAAAGACAGACTGGAATAGTAAATATTTGGTTTCTAGAAAGATTAGGGCTGCCAGTCTATTTCTAATGTCTGGGAAATGGAGGATGTGAAATTGGAAACTGACTCAGAAGGTGATGCACACTTGAGATCTTGACTCCTGGACACTAGAAAGGTAAACTCTGGAGACTAGAATCCTGAGTCCTAAGAAAATTGATTCAGAAAATCCAAAATCCTGAAACCTGAGAAGGGTGAATTATTGGTCCTTAGATTCTTGCTTTTCAAAAGGTGAAAGCCagggttaggattttttttctcctaataAGGATGAGGTTTATTAATTGATTTCTGGGTTttagagagagggaaagtgagTCTATCCTCATGTTATTGGGAAATAAGGCATGTGTTAGGTGAGGTGAATACTGGGAATCAGGAACCCTCAGTTTAGAGGGGGCAAGGATGGGTATAGAATGCCTGAGACTTGAAGTAGAGCTGGGGTCTGAGTGTTGATTCTGTGGACGTGGCTTCTGAAAACTGAACTTCTGGTTCTTGGTGTAGGAGGGGCTGAACATCTTTCCTATTGGGTTCCAGGGAGCTCAAAACTGGCACACTGAAATGCAGAATCCTGAGATAGCTGAGGCTGGAAACACACTTCTGATGCTCCTCTAGTGGATTATGGACAGGACAACTGAAGCAGTAGTGGAATGATGACTATCTGTAATTCTGCattcagaaagggaaagaagacacCAGGTTATCCCTGGTTTAGAGGGTGGTAGGAACCTTTGCCTGATGGGATCACTCTATTCTCTTTCCTCAGGGTATCCGGGCCATGAGCTATTCATCAGTGTTCTGAAGTTCACCTCCATTGTGATCTTGACTGCTCTCCTCATAGCTATCCTTGTCAAAGGTCAGAAACCTTCAATGTTAGAGCTTCCTGCTCTAGTCTCCTAGCACATGGGTGGAGTTGATACTGAAGCTGAAACTGTGGTCTTACCTGTCTTCTGGGAACCAGCAAAGGGTTCTCTCAGGTGGAAGTAGTTTCAGAGGCATGGTCTGACTCCTTTTACCCTTGTGGTCATGCTTCCCTGGGCATCAGGATTCCTCATGATCAAATGAGACAGATTCAAGTAAGATTCTGGGATTTGGACATGATGGTCCTGTGAACCTAGGACATGTTGCTTAGATCCTGGTCTGCCCTGCCTTTACAATTTATTTGTGAATTccatacatgaataaaatgttttgatCAATTCTAATATCTCCTCCCTGTCTTCaagttcctcccctcttctccaccACTACTTTTCCCTCCCAGTTTCATGAACTACTTCATGTTTATTATCCTCTGAATACTCTTAGTGTTTTCTATGTACATGGACTTAAGACCATTTACTGGAGAATTGGTAGTCTcctggggcaaaaaaaaaaaaaatcccaatgacCCTCCATGCCTCCCGACTAtcctatctttcttcctctttcactttCTCCCTCCTACTCTACTTCCCCCAGAAGCTTTAAGTTGCTAACTGTTACAGAGCTACAGTTGAGGCTTCCTATGCCCATTCTCCACCTTTGTTGTGATTCTGACTAGCTTGAGTTTCTGTAGGTTTGAACTGCAGTCACAACACTCTGAGTTCCTAGGAACAACATGTCGGAATCTCTATTTCAATCACAACTtactacaaaaagaagcttccaTAAGAAACATTGCAGACTTGTGGTGACCTAAAAGTTGTATCTCACAGAATGAACTAATCAGACTTAACACCTggtccctctctgtctttctgtctctctccctgtctttctctgtctttttctctccctgtatctctccatctctttgtctctatgtctctctctctctttctctgtctctgtgtgggaGAGTTAAGAAGCATCTGCATGTGGCTTACCAGCCTCCTGTGTTATGACATCCAGGTTCTGTATGATCTTTTTCAAACATGttatgttgaaaaaaatcatgtCACATGAAACTTCATGTGCCTCCCTCAGAAAATAAGAAGTTCAGATATTTCTCTTATTTGGAGGAACATCACTGGAGGCTCCTGTGGCCAAGCTCTACCATCCTGCCATGGCACCTAGCTCTCTGATTTTTATGGGAAGCTGTATTCGGGGTGTAAAGGGGAAACCTCTCTTGCTTTAAGATcccattttattgttttgcttatcactctgttttctttttaaaggctctCTGAACTAGAGGCATGTTCATTGTCTTGAAACCATTTTAATAAAGCTAACCCCTCAAGGATGATTATGTGTCACATCCTTTCCTGAACTCTCTTCATAGATTTATCAGCACTTGTTATTTTcattgccttttcttttcatagGCACTGAGGTACTTAGATCCCAAGGTCATGATCAGGAAAAGCAATACATTCACCAGAAGCTGGACCAGCTGAAGGCTGTACTAAGTAAGTTAACAGAAAGTGGATCTCCAAGAGAATGGAAAGAATTCCACATGGGATGAAGCGACTGTAGAGACTGGTTCTCCAGTTATTCAATTTCTACCCCTGTTGAATGGGAACACCGAGGAACATTAAAGATCTAAGTTACTAGACACAATAGGCCTTGCCTACAGTCCCTTAGTTTCTAAATCTGTTGAATGGGAActcagataaatatttaaaatggtacCTACTGGATTCATGGGGCCAGTCACACAGAAGACACTCATTTAATCCAGATTCCTAATGTCTGtttgaacatttaaaatttcTGCTATTCTATGTATTTCGGAGAGCTGTCCAAGATCCCCTGGGTTATCTTGGAGGGAAAAGACTCAGGAAGTTAAGAGAGGAATGGCTGTGACTGAGGAGGTAGATCAGTGAATAAAGTTCTAACCAAACAAGCATGGGGACGAGAGTTTGGATCCACCACATCACATAGAATTGGAGCAGAGCCACACAGGCCTTAACACAGCAGTGGTGGGGTCCAGGCATAGCCCAGGGCTCACTTGCTAGTCTAGTCAAAACAGGGAGTCCTGTGTTCAGAAAGAGCaagtctcaaaattaaaaaaagaaaaaacatgaaaaagttaGAGAtaaaggcacagagagaaagagagacagagagaggcagagacagagagagagaggcagagacagaagccagGCTATACTGAATGGCAGCAAGGATCTAGATCAAGTACCCTGATAAAACTGCATGAAGAAGTTGACAGGGATGTGTGATAGTGCAGTTCTGACAGGCATCTGAAAAAAATGAGTGGGGTGTATTTGATTAAAAGATATTGAGTGTGTACTGACATACATGCAGTAACATTCAGTTTAAACCACTATGGATCTGAAGTAGAGTGAAAAATGCATACATAGGAGTGtttggaagaaggaaattaaagtaAGAAATGTTCTAATtgaaatacaatctcaaaaatgaaCAAGCCAAAAAGATATTGTCTGCATATAgcaaataatcaaatttaaataaaaatacatttctattagaaattttagttaaaatataattatataaatgccCTCCTGCCCTCTGTCTACATTCCCATTCTAAGCACCCAAAACGCTCTGAAATATTTAgcctttttaatttcatttttgttgtctCATATacagaagcattttaaaaaaataatgacaatGATCGATGAAAATCTTCAATATTCACTCTAGCCTCTACTTGCACATACATAGAACagtgcacaaacacatgtgcatatgcatgaacAAAACACATCCAAGAAAATATCAGGAGAATGTAAGGAAATGGTTCCCCTTGTACAGtttcaaggaaggaaaaagatatAATCTCAAGATTTCAAAGTCTAAACTGATGCAGTTACACTGATATCTTTGTATATCCACCTGACTCATTTCATAAACAGAACGCCTGTGCCGCCCTTGCCCCTGGATGCCCTTCGGAAGAGACCGGAGCTTGTTCCAAAGAAACTGTTATTTCTTCTCCAAATACAAAAGGAATTGGACAGAATCTGTCAAGGCCTGCAAGTACATAGGGGCACAACTATTGGTCATAAAAAGTAATGAGGAGCAGGTATGTTGAGCTGGGCTTTTCTATTCTGTGAGCATGATTCCAATTAGATGGGATCCTTCTTACAAAGTATTTTTTACTATACTTTAAGAGGTGAGAATTGTACATTCAGATAAATACAAAGTGGTACCATGTATATATGAATTAAGGAATAATTAATATGTAGGAATCTTTTGGAGTGCTGACCAGAGTTTAACAAACACTTCCATTCATGTTAAATGCCCTGATTTTGGGGCTATTAGGAAGACTTgatgggtaaaagtacttgctgtgaaGCACAGGGATCTGGGATCCACACAATAAAAACAGAGTCAATTTTTAGAAGTTGGcccctgacctacacacacacacacacacacacacacacacagacacacacacacacacattggcatCTACACCCACACATGAATTTTATtattctgaagagagaaattctGAACAAATGTCCAAAAACTAGGAATCACTAGACTCTTTTGAGTTTGGAAAGCTGGCAGAAGTTTctcatattattattttagttcaACAAAGCATAAGAGGAAAAGATGGGCCAGAAGCTTAAAATTAAGATCTGTCAAGTCACACCACACACTGCTTCTAAATTCTGAGTCCTCAAGAGATCTGTGTGACACCTGGCCTGATCTTTTCATGTCTAGACCTGCATatttatatgagtgtatgtgtaaagatgtgtaagtgtgtgtatgtgtgtgtgtgtgtgtgtgtgtgtgtgtgtgtatgtagaaggtgtgtgtgcatgcgtgtgtatgtgtttgtgagtgtgtgtgtagtggtccCATCTAAGCACAAGTGTGCATTCATTGTTGTGGTATAAAGCTGGGGTCTGACTGCAAGCAAGAATTCTCTTCCTAGATACCAAGAGGACAAAATGTGAAAATGATAGCAGAAGTCCAgcatgactttttcctttctcttccagagCTTCCTCAATGGGACTTCTAAGAAGAAAGGCAATTCCTGGATGGGTCTGTCATACAATAACAAGGAAAGCAAGTGGCAGTGGGTGGATGGCTCACCGCTGCAAGGGAGGTAATACAGTTTGTTGTGGGTGGCTCCATGATGCAGGAAGGAGTTGTGGTTTGTACACACTCTTTGGAGACCTAGGCATGAGAGTCTGCTTGTTGGAATG includes:
- the LOC116885841 gene encoding CD209 antigen-like protein E is translated as MCLDRKPFITVLKLISIVILAALIIAVIVKGTEFLTSQDHDQKKQYIHQVKAGLNSLCRPCPWPSSHGDWKLDSGNCYFFSKYKKNWVEFVNTCKYMGAQPVVIKSNEEQELVKLTQYLKEMAKLEDFLELNHKYWKRFLTVALVVTITTSLLLFQVDGYPGHELFISVLKFTSIVILTALLIAILVKERLCRPCPWMPFGRDRSLFQRNCYFFSKYKRNWTESVKACKYIGAQLLVIKSNEEQSFLNGTSKKKGNSWMGLSYNNKESKWQWVDGSPLQGR